The DNA window ACAAGATCGACTACTTTCATGCAGGCGGCTACAGGGAAAACTACCTGCCCTATGCTCGCCGCATGGTCGCAGCTTACCGGGATCATCCGGCAATCCTCGCCTGGGAACTAGGTAACGAGTACGCTATTCACCCTCAACCGGCCAGCGTCGCCGATGGTGAGGCTTTCTTGCGCTTTGTGGAACACGTCTCGGGGGAAATCAGGGGTCTTGACCCCAATCATCTGATCGCTATCGGCCTGGTGAACAGTGGCCATGTCGCGCCCAATGACCAGCCTGGCCTGGATCGCCTGGCCTTTGCCCGACGATTGTACGGCCTCCCGGCGATCGACTTCCTGACCGTCCACTTTTACGAGGGCAACGGTGAAGAGGAAAACTCCCGCCCGGATTTGCGCGTTGCACGGGAACTCAACAAGCCGTTGATCGTGGAGGAATGGGGGGCCAAAGGAGGCAACCGGGCCGCCCTGACTGCCAGCACTATCGCCGACTGGACAGGACAGGGCGCCGGCGGGTTTCTGCAGTGGGGACTTTCCGCCACCCCCTTTGATGTCGGCGTAGGAGATGCAGAGTTTGGCATGGATCCGTATGCCGGAGGCAACAAAGACCACTACCAGAACCTGAAGCAGGTCTACCACGAATGGGCGGTCAGACTCCAGCAAACGTAATCGCTTTACAGAAGATCGCTTTACAGAATTAAAAACCGGTGTATACTGCGCCGCAAATCAGCACGTCAGTTCCCCGTGCTCGGTGCAGGAGACGGACGAGGAAAACAGTATCCTATGCCCAGGAACAAGCCTTTTCCGGACAGTCATAGCTTTGGCCCCTTTGAACGCCGCAACAAGGGGGTATCACCACGCTGGGAGGAAACCCACGACGACGGTGAAGACGGGAATGAATTCATCCGCCGCCAGCAAGGCGAGATACGCGAGACAGTCAAGCGCCAGCGTGCTGCCCAGAAACTGGTGCGCCTGGAACGCGAAGAGGAATACACCGAACGGGCCTATACCGATCGGCGTGCCAGTGAGAAAGACCGCAAGCGGCTTTACAACGATCTCAAGCGGCTGGCGGAAGCGCTGGGAATCAAGCAGACCCTGCAGCATCTGAACCGGACCACCTGTCAGACCTGCTGGGGGCCAGACGTCGTCAGCGACAAGGAACGCCCCAGCCTGGGTATCGTTCTCAATTACGCCGGGCGCCTGGAATCCGCTGGGGAGGCCCTCGCCGTCGAGAATCGTATTGCCAGGCTGTTCGGCGCGTGGCTTTACTTCAGCGGCAATCGGGTGGTGATCGCTGTCGCCAGCAAGCAGCCGGGCGAAAACGACACCCAGATCGATCATGCTGCGCCACCAGCGCGGGATACAGCGGTTCTGGTCATCCCGTATGACCCTGCCCACCACGATCATGTGCGCCAGCAGGTCACCCAGGCGTTGCTCAACAACGGACCGGTCAGCTAGGCACCCTGGCAGATTCGTTGAAGCCATTATCGGAGTGATGACATCGCCTGCCCACCTCAGCAGGCGAATACCATTGTCAAGCGTGACTGCACAGACTATCATCATACCTGCTATCGGAACAGGTTCTACGGTTCCCCACAACCTCACCATCTTAAGGAACGGTACAGCGCTATGCAGCCCATGACCAGCGCAGAAGTGCGCCAAACATTCCTGGATTTCTTCAGCGAGATGCGGCACAAGATCGTCGCCTCATCGTCGCTGGTCCCCGCTAACGACCCTACCCTGCTCTTCACCAATGCGGGCATGGTGCAGTTCAAGGATGTTTTCCTGGGACTGGACAAACGCAACTACGATCGGGCGGCCACCGCCCAGAAATGCATGCGGGTCAGCGGCAAGCATAACGATCTGGAGAACGTCGGTCCCTCTCCGCGCCACCATACGTTCTTTGAGATGCTTGGCAATTTCAGCTTCGGCGCCTACTTCAAGCGGGAGGCCATCCGTTACGCCTACGATCTCCTGACCAGGGTCTACGGGTTGCCGCCGGAACGCCTGGCCTTCACCGTCTACGAAAGTGACGACGAAGCCTACGACATCTGGGTCAAGGAAATCGGCGTCGATCCGCGCCGCGTGGCCCGGATGGGGCCAAAGACTAACTTCTGGCAAATGGCGGAAACCGGCCCCTGCGGCCCCACCAGCGAGATCCACTGGGATCGCTGCCCGGAAAAAGGAATCGATAGCATCATCCCTGACCTGGTCGCCGAAGAGGATCGCTTCCTGGAGCTGTGGAATCTCGTCTTCATGCAGTTCAACCGCACCCAGCCCGACCCCGATCACACCGGGCGGTATGACGTCCCCTTGCCCAAGCCCGGCGTAGATACCGGTATGGGGCTGGAGCGTATTGTGTCTGTTCTGCAGGGCGCCGAAGCCAACTACGACACCGACCTGTTCCTGCCGATCATCGCCCGGACTCAGGCGCTGGCCGGGATGAGCGATGCCGAGCGTGATGCCAACATCGTTCCTTTCCGGGTGATCGCCGACCACATGCGCGCTGCTGCCTTCCTGATCGCGGATGGCGTGCTGCCGGGTGCGATGGGGCGCGACTACATCTGCCGTATGGTCATCCGGCGCGCTGCTCGCTTCGGCGCACGGCTGGGCTTTGACCGGCCTTTCCTGGCTGATGTCGCCGAGGCCGTGATCGAGACAATGGGCGGGCACTATACCGAACTGGTCGAGAAACGCGAAGCTATCCGCCAGGCTATCACCCTGGAGGAGGAACGCTTCCGTCGTACCCTCGACCGTGGTATGGACGAACTTGAGGCGGCGCTTGACCGGCTGGAAAGCGAAGGACAGCGTGTCCTGCCCGGCCAGATCGCCTTCTACCTCAAGGCCACCCTGGGACTGCCCGTTGAAGTCATCCGCGATATCTGCCAGGAGCGCGGCTTCCAGGTCGATGATGCAGGCTTCCGCGCAGAAGAGGAAAAACATATCCTGGCCAGCGGCGGCGGGCAGGCGATGGGCCAGATCGACACTGCTGAAGTGTACCAGCAGGTTCTCGATCGGCTGGTTGCGGACGGGTTGCTGCCACCATCCGGCGTGGCCCATGCCCCATATGGCCCGCTGGAGGTTCAGGGCAAGGTGCTCGCGCTGATCCAGAACGGGCGTCAGGTTGAGACGGCCATCACTGGAGAGCGGGTTGAGGTTGTCCTCCCCGCCACACCTTTCTACGTAGAGTCCGGCGGCCAGATCACTGATACCGGCGTGATCAGCGGCCCGGATGACCGGTGGCGCATCGAGGTTGAGGAGGCGATTCGCCCCCTCGGTGGCCTGATTGTGCACCGGGGTGAAGTAGTCGAAGGCACGCCGCATGTTGGCGACCCTGCCACCGCCCGTGTTGACGGCCCCCGCCGGAACGCCATCCGTCGGGCACATACCGCCACCCACCTGCTCCATGCAGCCCTGCGCCGTCGCCTTGGCCTGCACGTCCAGCAGCGCGGATCGCTCGTTGCCCCGGATCGCCTGCGCTTCGACTTCAGCCACCCCCAGGCCCTGACACCTGAAGACCTGGAGGTTATCACCAGAGAGGTGAATGAGGCGATCATGGCTAACCTGCCGGTCACGCCGGTGGTCAAACCGCTGGAGATTGCCCGCAAAGAGGGTGCCATGGCGCTCTTTGGCGAGAAATACAGCGACGATGTGCGGACCATCACCGTCGGCGATCCCAAGGAGCGGTACAGCTATGAGCTGTGCGGCGGTACTCATGTCAGCCGGACATCCGAGATCGGCTCATTCCTGATCACCAGCGAGGGAAGCGCCGCTGCTGGCATCCGCCGCATCGATGCAGTCACCGGGCTGGGTGCAGCGGCGTTGATGACCGAGCGCCTGCGCCTGTTGCGTGATGCGGCCGCCGTCATCAATGCGCCGGTGCACGAGCTTCCGGAGCGCATCCAGGCTCTGCAGGAGGAACTGCACAGTGCCCGCCGGGAAGCCAGCCAGCTTCGCCGGGAAATGGTACGCTACGAATTCTCCGAATTGCTGGCCAGGGCCCGCCGAATCGGCGAAACAACGGTGCTGGCTGCGGCGATCAAGGGCGCTACGCTGGAGAACCTGCGCGAGTTGGCTGACCAGTTCCGGGATCGCAACCGATCAGGCGTCATAGCCCTGGGTACTATCATTGACGGTCGTCCACAGTTGATCGTTGCCGTGACCGAAGACCTGGTATCCCGCGGTCTTCACGCCGGAAACCTGATCAAGGAGATCGCCGCCATCGTTGGCGGCAGTGGCGGCGGACGCCCGACCCTGGCTCAGGCCGGCGGTAAGGACGCCGCCAAGCTGGATCAGGCGCTCGCCCGCCTGTCCGACCTGGTCGAACAGGCGTTACGGTAAGGGAGTCGCTGTCCGTGCCCGTGCCGGTAGATGTCATCCAGCTGGAGCCTCACGATGACGTCGTGTCCGTGCGCGACCGGCTATCCTTCGCGGGATCACGCCGTATCCTGCTGGTCTGGCCGCCGGATGGGGAACCGGTGCTGCGCCGCAAACTTGACCTGATCTTGCTGCAGCGGGAAGCTTATCGCCGTGGTGCGCGCATGGCCCTGGTCACCCGGGACCGGCAGGTGATCGACAACGCCCGCGACCTGAACATCAGCGCCTTTCCCACCATCGCAGACAGCCGCCGTCAGCGCTGGAAGCGGGGACGCGCCAGGGTCTTTGTCACCCGTGCCGACCGTCCGGATAGCGCAGTTCCGTATGAGTTGCAGGATATCACCACACGTCGCCGGGTTGCCCCCACTGCTTCGCAGGTCCGGCTCGGGCAAATCGGGCGGGCGGTGGCCTTGCTGGGCTTGCTGGCCGCGCTTTTCGCGGCGGTATTTCTGTTGGTTCCTTCGGCCACGATCATCATTGTGCCGGCCCGCCAGCACCTCGACGTCACCATTCGCGTGGTCGCCGACCCTGCCGCTGAGCGCATTGACCTGGAGCGTGGCGTCGTCCCGGCAACCATCCTGCGGGTGGAACTGGAGGACAGCGCCACCGTCGAGACAACCGGCACGCAATCATTGGAGCCAACCCCGGCGACCGGGATAGCCGTCTTCACCAACCAGACCCAGCAGGCGGTCACCATCCCGGCTGGCACCACTGTCAACACCAGCGCCGGAGCGATCGTCCGCTTCCGCACCCTTGAGCCGGTCAATATCGCCGGAGAAGTCGGCGCTATTGCTGCTGTGGCTATCGAGGCCGTGCCGGAGTACGCCGGGCCGATCGGCAATGTGCCAGCCTACGCAATCAACCACATCGATGGCCCGCTGAACGACATTCTGACTGTTCAGAACCCCGATCCCACCGTCGGCGGGGCCAACCCGATCGATCGCACGGTTGCTCAGGCGGATCACGACCGTCTCCTGGCCGCCGTGCGCGGCGCCATCCAGCAGCGGGCGCTAGCCAGCCTGACCGACCTGCTGGGCGAACACCAGCAGATCATCCCCGAATCCATTCGTATCGCCGAGACCCGACCAGAATGGACGATCTTCAGCGCCGCGGTCGGCAACGCTGCTGACACGGTATCCCTGACCATGCGCGCAACGGTGGAAGCGATCGTCCTGGATGAACGGCTGGTCAACCAGGTAGCTTTCGCTGGCCTGGCGGGCCGTATTCCGCCCGGCCAGATCGTCATCCCGGAATCCATAAGCTTCGGTCAGGGGGAAATCGAGCAGATTGACGGGCAAAACCGCGTTATCTTCCTGACCAGGGTTTCCGGCGACACCACCGTTGCGTTGGATAGTGAGCGTATCCGGCGGGAGACCGCCGGACTGAGTCTGGCTGCCGTACGAGAGTATCTGGCCCGTACGATAGCACTCGACTCAACCTTGCCACCCACCATTGCCATATGGCCATCTTTCTACGACCGCATGCCGGTGTTGCCTTCCCGGATCACGGTCACCGTTCAGGGGACCTCATGACTGTGCCGCCGGGCCGGTTGCTGGCCGTTGACTACGGGCGCAAGTTCATTGGGCTGGCGACCAGCGACGCGCTGGGGCTGATCGCCACGCCGCTAAAGGTGATCAGACGGCGCTCGCGTCAGGAAGACTTCGCCCGGATTGCCGCAGCAGTACACGAAACCGGCGCTGTGGAGATCATCTGCGGCGTTCCGCTGCCGCCACCAGGCTACACAGGTCCTTCCCAGGCTGATACGGTGCGGCGCTGGGCCGGACGGCTGGCGGCTGCCGTGCCCGTGCCGGTGCGCCTGTGGGATGAAACCCTGAGTTCGGAAGAAGCTGCCGACCTGCTTGCTGAGGGCGTCCATCGCCGCCGGACGCGAATCGATGACGCCGCCGCCGCGGTCATGCTCCAGAGTTACCTCGACGCTCTGCGAGAAGGCTTTGCCGTCCCGCCAGCCATCCCGCCTGCTGCTGAGTAACCTCCGGCAGAGCAGGCTGCACGAAAGAAACGCACCATGGCCAAAAAGCGCACCCGCCTGATCCTGATTGGCCTGCTGGGGATTGCGGTAGCCACAATCGCCTCCGCTGGCCTGCTGGCCCTGATCCCGGCCCGTCAGGGGCTGTCGCTGCTGGAGTCGCTGTACCTGCGCCTGTGGCTGAGCAACCGTGAGTCAACGCTCTCCGCGCCGGCGGGAACTGATAATACCCCCCGGCTGTTTGTCATCGAGCCGGGCGATACTGCCGCGCTTATTGGCCACAAGCTGGCAGAAGCCCGGCTGATCACCGATCCGGAGGCATTCCGCAACTACGCCCGCTACCACGGCCTGGACGCCCGCCTGGAAGCCGGGACATACTTCCTGCGGCAGACGGATACCATCCCGGCCATTGCCCTGACCTTGACAGACTCCAGCAAGGCTTCGGTGACAGTTCGCATCTTAGAAGGCTGGCGACGCGAGGAGATCGCCAACGTCATCGATGCCAATCCATACCTGCGCTTCAGCGGTGCAGATTTTCTCAACCTCACTGGCCCCGGTGCGGAGGTGCCGGCGGAGTTTGTCGCTCTGGTTGGTCTGCCTGCAGGGGCGTCACTGGAAGGCTTCCTCTACCCGGAAACCTATTTCGTGCCACCGGAGGCTACTGCCGAGGACTTTCGCGCTACGTTGCTGGAGACATTTGTGACCCGTGCAGGGACCGACCTGAGCGCCGCCGCGGCAGCTTCCGGTCTCAGCCTGTACCAGGCCGTCACCCTGGCCTCCATCATCCAGCGTGAGGCCATCCATGCGGACGAGCAGCCGCTGATCGCCAGTGTCTACCGCAACCGTCTGGCTGCTGGCATGACTCTGGACGCCGATCCCACTGTGCAGTATGCCATTGGCTACCGGGACGGCGCCTGGTGGTCACCTATCACCCAGGAAGATTACCGGACAGCGTCATCCCCCTACAACACCTATCTGAACGCTGGTCTGCCGCCCGGTCCGATCGCCAACCCGCCCCGATCCGCCATCGAAGCAGCGATCTTCCCTGCCCGGTCGGACTACTACTATTTCCGCGCTGACTGCGCCGGGAGCGGCTACCATGTCTTCGCCCGAACTTATGAGGAGCATCTCGCCAACGGCCGCTGTGGTGGTTAGATAGTTCGGTTCTCCTACCCGTACAGGGTGTCGTAGAAGAGCGGCAGGGGCATCTGTGGATCGGAACTGAGCGTGATGGCGCGCTCTAGGCGTCGCTGTGCAGCCGCCAGTTGCGTTTCGTCGTTGGCGTGGATTGTGAATGCCGCCTGTCCGCGTTTGACGTGCTCGCCGACCTTGAGATGGACGATTACGCCCACAGCGTGGTCAACCGGATCGCCCTTCTTCTCCCGCCCTGCACCAAGTTCCAGCGCCGCATAGGCTACGTCCAGCGCATTAACCTGCGCCACATATCCCTCAGCAGCCACAGGCACCGTCTTGATCAGTCGCGCTTTGGGTAGTTGCTCCGGATCATCCACCATGCGCACATCGCCGCCCTGCGCCATCACCAACGTGCGGAATTTCTGCAGCGCCGCGCCGTCGGCCAACCGCCCGGCCAGCTCCGCTTTGAGCGCGGGCAAGGCGTCCTCGCCTTCGATCCGTCGCGCCAGCCGCACCATGTGTGCCGCCACTGTCAGGCAGTGCTCGCGCAGGTCGTGCGGGCCGCCGCCACGCAACGTCTCGATCGCTTCTCGCACTTCCAGCGCATTACCCACCGCGCAACCCAGCGGCTGGTTCATGTCGGAGATCAGGGCCACCATGTCACGTCGAGCGTCGCGGCCAATGTCCACCATCAGCCGGGCCAACGCCCGCGCTTCCTCCACTGTCGGCATAAACGCGCCGGCGCCAGTCTTGACGTCAAGTACGATTCCATTGGCTCCGGCGGCGATCTTCTTGCTCATGATGCTGCTGGCGATCAGCGGCAGGCTGGAAACGGTAGCCGTCACATCGCGCAACGCATAAATCTTGCCATCCGCCGGAGCCAGGTTAGCTGATTGCCCGCACAGCACGATCCCGTAGCGGCGCGCCTGTTCATAGAACTGCGCTGTGGTCAGGTTGACGTTATACCCGGCGATCGATTCCAGCTTGTCAAGCGTACCACCGCTAAAGCCCAGCCCGCGCCCGCTCATCTTGGCGACCGTCACACCAGCCGCCGCCACCAGCGGGAGGACGATCAGCGTGGTTTTGTCCCCCACGCCACCGGAGGAATGCTTGTCAACAGCGTAGTCAACCACCTGCGATAGATCCAGCACGTCGCCGGAATAGGCCATGGCCAGCGTGAGGTCAACGGTCTCCCGGCGGGTCATGCCCTTGAGGTAGACCGCCATCAACCAGGCAGCTGCCTGATAATCCGGCAGTTCACCGCTGGTGTAGGACTGCACAAACCAGCGGATCTCCTCCGGCGTCAGTTCGTGGCCATCGCGTTTGCTGGCTATCACATCCACAGCGCGCATACCATGCTCTCTCTTCTGCTCTACAGGATTTGGCAAGGGCGGGTTTCCAGTATAGCATAGACGACCGACGCCAGGTGAGGGAGATTCGGGTCGATACCCTGCAGAGTGCCTGCCCCATACGGATCACGGAAATCTGCATCCCCCATCGCCCCCCATCGTCCTGCTAACCACTGGAGCCAGCGAACCATCATGTTCTGGGTGCCACTGCTGACCATCGTCGTCTACGGCGTACTACACAGCCTGCTGGCCTCGCCGTTGCTCAAGCGCCGCATCCGGGCAACCATCGGCGAACGCGCCTATGAGGGCTTCTACCGCCTGGCCTACAACATCCTGAGCGCCGTCCTGCTGGCGCCGGTCATCCTTGTCCTGCTGGTAACACCTTCACAAGAAGTGTGGCGTATCCCAATGCCGTGGGCGGCAGCCTGCATGCTGATCCAGGCGGGTAGCCTGATTGCGCTGATC is part of the Anaerolineae bacterium genome and encodes:
- the alaS gene encoding alanine--tRNA ligase, encoding MQPMTSAEVRQTFLDFFSEMRHKIVASSSLVPANDPTLLFTNAGMVQFKDVFLGLDKRNYDRAATAQKCMRVSGKHNDLENVGPSPRHHTFFEMLGNFSFGAYFKREAIRYAYDLLTRVYGLPPERLAFTVYESDDEAYDIWVKEIGVDPRRVARMGPKTNFWQMAETGPCGPTSEIHWDRCPEKGIDSIIPDLVAEEDRFLELWNLVFMQFNRTQPDPDHTGRYDVPLPKPGVDTGMGLERIVSVLQGAEANYDTDLFLPIIARTQALAGMSDAERDANIVPFRVIADHMRAAAFLIADGVLPGAMGRDYICRMVIRRAARFGARLGFDRPFLADVAEAVIETMGGHYTELVEKREAIRQAITLEEERFRRTLDRGMDELEAALDRLESEGQRVLPGQIAFYLKATLGLPVEVIRDICQERGFQVDDAGFRAEEEKHILASGGGQAMGQIDTAEVYQQVLDRLVADGLLPPSGVAHAPYGPLEVQGKVLALIQNGRQVETAITGERVEVVLPATPFYVESGGQITDTGVISGPDDRWRIEVEEAIRPLGGLIVHRGEVVEGTPHVGDPATARVDGPRRNAIRRAHTATHLLHAALRRRLGLHVQQRGSLVAPDRLRFDFSHPQALTPEDLEVITREVNEAIMANLPVTPVVKPLEIARKEGAMALFGEKYSDDVRTITVGDPKERYSYELCGGTHVSRTSEIGSFLITSEGSAAAGIRRIDAVTGLGAAALMTERLRLLRDAAAVINAPVHELPERIQALQEELHSARREASQLRREMVRYEFSELLARARRIGETTVLAAAIKGATLENLRELADQFRDRNRSGVIALGTIIDGRPQLIVAVTEDLVSRGLHAGNLIKEIAAIVGGSGGGRPTLAQAGGKDAAKLDQALARLSDLVEQALR
- the ruvX gene encoding Holliday junction resolvase RuvX, with protein sequence MTVPPGRLLAVDYGRKFIGLATSDALGLIATPLKVIRRRSRQEDFARIAAAVHETGAVEIICGVPLPPPGYTGPSQADTVRRWAGRLAAAVPVPVRLWDETLSSEEAADLLAEGVHRRRTRIDDAAAAVMLQSYLDALREGFAVPPAIPPAAE
- the mltG gene encoding endolytic transglycosylase MltG, with the translated sequence MAKKRTRLILIGLLGIAVATIASAGLLALIPARQGLSLLESLYLRLWLSNRESTLSAPAGTDNTPRLFVIEPGDTAALIGHKLAEARLITDPEAFRNYARYHGLDARLEAGTYFLRQTDTIPAIALTLTDSSKASVTVRILEGWRREEIANVIDANPYLRFSGADFLNLTGPGAEVPAEFVALVGLPAGASLEGFLYPETYFVPPEATAEDFRATLLETFVTRAGTDLSAAAAASGLSLYQAVTLASIIQREAIHADEQPLIASVYRNRLAAGMTLDADPTVQYAIGYRDGAWWSPITQEDYRTASSPYNTYLNAGLPPGPIANPPRSAIEAAIFPARSDYYYFRADCAGSGYHVFARTYEEHLANGRCGG
- a CDS encoding thymidine phosphorylase — protein: MRAVDVIASKRDGHELTPEEIRWFVQSYTSGELPDYQAAAWLMAVYLKGMTRRETVDLTLAMAYSGDVLDLSQVVDYAVDKHSSGGVGDKTTLIVLPLVAAAGVTVAKMSGRGLGFSGGTLDKLESIAGYNVNLTTAQFYEQARRYGIVLCGQSANLAPADGKIYALRDVTATVSSLPLIASSIMSKKIAAGANGIVLDVKTGAGAFMPTVEEARALARLMVDIGRDARRDMVALISDMNQPLGCAVGNALEVREAIETLRGGGPHDLREHCLTVAAHMVRLARRIEGEDALPALKAELAGRLADGAALQKFRTLVMAQGGDVRMVDDPEQLPKARLIKTVPVAAEGYVAQVNALDVAYAALELGAGREKKGDPVDHAVGVIVHLKVGEHVKRGQAAFTIHANDETQLAAAQRRLERAITLSSDPQMPLPLFYDTLYG